Proteins encoded by one window of Chondromyces crocatus:
- a CDS encoding GAF domain-containing protein, with translation MAPLPTEGPLDFSACEREPIHLIPHIQPHGVLLALDPQNFAVLQVSESIELHFGVPPERILREGLGALLDAADLIRLRERLAAKPAGDRHVHALLTIAQGGPYDVLCHHNDGVLLIEIEPFTPVGRRPPDFYPVLRRSLPQLRDEPSLASFCQRVVEEIRTLTRYDRVLLYRFLEDSSGEVLAEACAAEMPPYLGLRFPTNDVPRQVRALYTKSPVRVIVDARYTPSRLLPEHNPLTGLPVDLSYAHLRGVSAVHVEYLANMEVGGSMSLAIHRGEHLWGLIACHHRTPWALSHETRTNCAFIGDLVSAQVTEKEDREDRNERARVEAAHDALIARFTAAHDLLALASETPTPTSLLSCGGVAVLDGAACQRLGDTPGEPEVRALARFIAAQQADGIYASHTLANDWPPGAALQDIAAGVLAITLDDQGERTLLWFRPELVQTLSWAGDPNRHAERSSDGTRISPRRSFERWKETVRGRSAPFRPLDLDTARRLREALLR, from the coding sequence ATGGCCCCCCTTCCAACCGAGGGCCCACTCGACTTCTCGGCTTGCGAACGCGAGCCGATCCACCTCATCCCCCACATCCAGCCTCACGGCGTCCTCCTCGCGCTCGACCCGCAGAACTTCGCCGTCCTCCAGGTCAGCGAGAGCATCGAACTCCACTTCGGCGTCCCTCCCGAGCGCATCCTCCGGGAGGGACTCGGCGCCTTGCTCGACGCCGCGGATCTCATCCGACTCCGGGAGCGCCTCGCGGCCAAGCCGGCCGGAGATCGGCACGTGCATGCCCTCCTCACCATCGCACAGGGCGGCCCGTACGACGTCCTCTGCCACCACAACGACGGCGTGCTCCTGATCGAGATCGAGCCTTTCACCCCAGTCGGCCGCCGCCCGCCCGACTTCTACCCCGTCCTCCGCCGCTCCCTCCCTCAGCTCCGGGACGAGCCTTCCCTGGCCTCGTTCTGCCAGCGCGTCGTCGAGGAGATCCGCACCCTCACCCGCTACGACCGGGTGCTCCTGTACAGGTTCCTCGAAGACAGCAGCGGCGAGGTCCTGGCCGAGGCCTGCGCCGCCGAGATGCCCCCCTACCTCGGCCTCCGCTTCCCAACGAACGACGTCCCCAGGCAAGTCCGCGCCCTCTACACCAAGAGCCCGGTCCGGGTCATCGTCGACGCCCGCTACACCCCCTCCCGCCTCCTCCCCGAGCACAACCCGCTCACCGGCCTCCCCGTCGACCTGAGCTACGCCCACCTCCGTGGCGTCTCCGCCGTCCACGTCGAGTACCTCGCGAACATGGAGGTCGGCGGCTCCATGTCGCTGGCCATCCACCGTGGCGAGCACCTCTGGGGCCTCATCGCCTGCCATCACCGCACCCCCTGGGCCCTCTCTCACGAGACCCGCACCAACTGCGCCTTCATCGGCGACCTGGTCTCTGCGCAGGTGACCGAGAAAGAAGACCGCGAAGACCGCAACGAGCGCGCCCGCGTCGAGGCCGCGCACGACGCCCTGATCGCGCGCTTCACCGCTGCCCACGACCTCCTCGCGCTCGCCTCCGAGACGCCCACCCCGACCTCACTCCTCTCGTGCGGCGGCGTTGCCGTGCTCGACGGCGCCGCGTGCCAGCGCCTCGGCGACACGCCAGGAGAACCCGAGGTCCGAGCCCTGGCTCGCTTCATCGCTGCGCAGCAGGCGGATGGCATCTACGCCAGCCACACCCTGGCGAACGATTGGCCGCCGGGGGCCGCACTCCAGGACATCGCGGCCGGTGTCCTCGCCATCACCCTCGACGATCAGGGCGAGCGCACCCTGCTCTGGTTCCGCCCCGAACTCGTACAGACCCTCTCCTGGGCTGGCGACCCGAACCGGCACGCCGAGCGCAGCTCCGACGGCACCCGCATCAGCCCACGCCGCTCCTTCGAGCGATGGAAGGAGACCGTGCGTGGCCGCTCAGCGCCATTCCGCCCCCTCGACCTCGACACGGCGAGACGCCTCCGCGAAGCGCTCCTGCGCTGA
- a CDS encoding biliverdin-producing heme oxygenase — MEQNATEAAGKNPLLERLRSATRELHERIELVVPLLRPGLTREAYITYLARLVGYYPPVEEAMASAPPAFQQHFGIPERGKSHLLHRDLLALGLGEEQIAGLPRCTDLPLLSTPDHMVGCLYVLEGSTLGSRVLLRTMRTLGFDEGSGASFLAGYGNETGPMWVRYGEALATYAPRADVAAVIRGAEDTFTTLERWIGSAEA, encoded by the coding sequence ATGGAACAGAACGCCACCGAAGCGGCAGGGAAGAACCCCTTGCTCGAGCGGCTGCGCAGCGCCACGCGGGAACTCCACGAGCGCATCGAGCTGGTCGTCCCTCTCCTGCGTCCGGGCCTCACCCGCGAGGCCTACATCACCTACCTCGCGCGCCTGGTCGGCTACTACCCTCCCGTGGAAGAGGCCATGGCCAGCGCACCTCCCGCGTTCCAGCAGCACTTCGGCATTCCCGAGCGTGGCAAGAGCCACCTGCTCCACCGCGACCTCCTCGCGCTCGGCCTCGGCGAAGAACAGATCGCTGGCCTCCCCCGCTGCACCGATCTTCCTCTGCTCAGCACCCCGGACCACATGGTCGGCTGCCTCTACGTCCTCGAAGGCTCCACCCTCGGCTCCCGCGTCCTGCTCCGCACCATGCGCACCCTCGGCTTCGACGAAGGCTCGGGCGCCTCCTTCCTCGCCGGCTACGGCAACGAGACCGGCCCGATGTGGGTACGTTACGGCGAGGCCCTCGCCACCTACGCCCCCCGCGCCGACGTCGCCGCCGTCATCCGCGGCGCCGAAGACACGTTCACCACCCTGGAGCGCTGGATCGGTTCCGCGGAGGCGTGA